The genomic window TGAGCATGACAGTCAATAATTGTGAATTTTTTAAGAGGTTCCCCTCTTGATAATGTTTCTCTAATTTCATGAAACCCCTTATCAATCATAGATTACACCCCCCAGCAGGTGCCTTAGATTGTCTCCGGCGATTTTCTTTTTATCCTCATCCGGTAGTAATAAATGTGTAATCATGGTTACCGCAGACCCGGCGCTGTAGACCGGGAGCCCGCTGCCGAAAATAAGCCTGCTGGTCCCAAATCTGGCGCACAGGGCCTCTATCCCGAAATGGACTTTATAGCTTGAAGTCTCAATATATATGTTCTGGAAGGAATCCAGCAGGGGGTAAAGATAACGGTCGGCCCTATAACCCGTATTCGTAAGGATAAGGGGGATATCTTTATATTCCGATGTTATACTGGAAACTGCATCATAGTCAATTTGATCCATTCCGAACATCAGAGGAACCTTATGTTCATTTAGCACCGCAAGTAAAGCCCTGCTTCTCTGTGTAAAAAGGCCGTAATTTTGTGCGCTTTTTGCTGGAAAGGCCCGAACCATTTTTACATTGTTGGCCTTGAGAAGTTCAATAAGATTATACGGGTCGTAAAATTCGCCAGTATCGTTTGGCATCACCACCCATACGGGATATAGATTACTGTAATCTTTTATAGTCTCCATCAACACCTCATTTCCCTTTTTGGGATGGTACTCTTCAGCCAGGCTGTGGTAGACCATGGCTTCCCGGATTCGGCAGATTTCCATACGTCTTAAAAGGGATTTTATATCGGTAAAAGAACCTTTTAAAAGAACATTCCTCATTCCAATGGAACAATTGGAGTCGAAAAATTGCAATGGCAATTAAGTCACCTCTTTTAAAATTCAAAAGATGGCAGCAAAAAACACGTATTCCAGTGGTTCTTGCCCGGTATTTTTTATGGTATGTTCGGTGCCAAGAGGTATATACTGCCTGACCGCCGCAAACATCGTATTCCTCATTCCCAAGCCTTATCTTCCCTATTCCCTTTATTATCCAGTAAGTCTGCTCTTCATTGTCGTGTACATGAGGTGGAACACTCTCTCCTGGCTTTACGCTGACGTGGCTCATAACAATTTTATCCAGTTTAAATAAGTGCTTATAATCTGCAAAATCATACCCGTTTACAGAAACCTTTGTCAAATCCTTTATATATTCAGTCTCTGTCAATTTAAAGGCCTCCTTTAAAATTAATTAAAATGCATGAGGCCTTATACAGGCCCCATGACATCAGACTATTAATTTCTTTCCAGTATCTCGAAAATTTCATCCACTTCAGCTTGTTTTTCAGGCGGCATTTTGGAAATATAGCCTTCGGCTATAAAAACGATAGCTGTGATGAGTAGTGAACCGCCGGTAATTAGATTCCACGAGCCGTGCATGGGATATTTAAATATGAAGAAAGACACCACGCCGCACAGCCATGACAGAAGTGCGCCTTTCCATGTGGTTCTCTTAAATATTAACCCGAAGAGCATCGGTATGGCCACAGGGCCCATTAATCCTGCAAACCATGTCATCATAGCCTTAAAGGCTCCTCCCATCGCCGGTGTTAGAAGTCCGGCAATAACCGATAAAGCACAGAACACAGCCGTTGTTATCCTGCCGACATTTAAGAGCTTTTCAGGGGTTGCGTTGGGATCAAAAACCCGCTGGTATATGTCTTTTGTAAACACCGCTGAAACACTGTTTGAATCGGAATCCACCATTGACATAGTCGCTGCAAACATGGCTGCCAGCATAAAGCCCATTGCGCCGGGCAATACTGGAGCCAGGAACTTGTTTGCCATAAGTACATATGCATGTTCCGGATTGTCAATTGCAGGTATAAATATGGGTGCCGCCCACATTGGTATAAACATAAACAACGGATATACCAGGTAAAGGGCAGCGGAAAGATATGCGGCCTTCATTCCTTCCCTGGGTCCCTGGAGAGAAATAAATCGTTGAGCCAGACCCCACGTTCCGCCGTTATAACTCAAAATAACTACAACAAGATATATAAGCACATAGAGAGGTGTATAGTCTCCACCAAAAGCTGCAAGGCGTCCCGGAGGCAATTGCTGCCATAGTCCTCCCCATCCGCCCACTTTCGACAGAACAATAAAAGCCAGAGGAATTGTTATTACGAGCTGAACGATGAATTGCGCGAAATCCGTCAATACATCAGCCCAGATTCCGCCTATAGTCGTATATAACAGCGCCACTATTCCACTAAAAATAATGCTCCATTGCAGAGGAATGCCCGCCATAACTGAAACAAATACGCCTATTGAATAAAGTTTCAGGCCCTCATCGATAAATTTCAATGAAATTCCACTCCATGCTAAAGCCTGCCTCACAGTATTGTTGAACCGTGGCTCCATAATTTCCAGCGGTGTAACAACCTTTTTGTAAAGTCCAAGATTGGTCCAGCGCGGTGCAAACACAAGAGCTCCCAAAACCATTGCTATTGCAATAGTCACCGCCCACAGGGTATAAATCGGAAAACCTATTTTGTATGCAACACTGGCATAGGCTATAAAAGCAAAGGCGCTGTATCCCGACATATGGTGGGAAATCGCCGCCAGCCACCACGGCATTCTGTGACCGGCGGTAAAATAGTCTTCAATGCCTTTAATCAGGTTCTTCACATATAAACCAATAATGATCATCGCTACAAAAAACAGCACTAAAACTGAGTAGTCTATAAAACCCATTCGTTAAACCCCCCATTATTTTATAGTAATTTAACTAATGTAAGGTTTGTTAAATTTTTATTTACTTATTCACCACCTCCAAAAAAAACGAAATTATAGTAACCGATTACTATTATAGAAAAAAATATATACTTGTGTCATTCGCCATCAATTTTTTAGTAGAGTTTCTCACCACCAATTTTGGTTTTAATACTATCTCTATACTTCTTTCACTGGAACTTTCTAAATTGTTTATGAGCATTTCGGCGGCCAGAGCTCCCATCTCGTAAGCCGACTGGTCTACGGTTGTAAGTGAAGGAGTTATCATTTCAGAGGTGGGAATGTTATCAAAGCCCATAACAGAAATATCTTTGGGTACATATATTTTATTTTTTGTAAGCTCCTGTATAGCTCCAAAAGCCGTCATGTCATTAATACAGAATATGGCCGTTGGGATTGGTTTTCCTGAGCCCAGCAATTTATTTACAAGATACTTTCCGTTTTTAAACTCGTAGACCTGGTCGTGACTTTCTTCTTCATCTTCGGATAAGATAATGTAATCCTGGCTTTGCTCAATACCGTTATCTTTCATGCACTGCATAAATCCCTCATAAATCTGTATTCGGCTGTACCGGGTTAAAGGTGCACTTAAAAAGGCTATCTTTCTGTGGCCGAGTTTTATGAGGTGTTCTGCGGCCATATACCCCCCGGCATAAAAGTCAAAGCTTATCTTGCAGCAGTCAAGGGATATCCCCTGGTCAAATGCGACTATCTTTAAGCCTTTTTGCTGGAGTTGTTTTAAATAGTCCTGGTTCTTAGTAATGGAGGAAATGATGATGCCTTTAATTTGCTTTTGAAAAAGAGTTGATAAATATTTTTTCTCATTTTCTGGCTTTCTAAGGGAATTACAGAGAAGCACGTTATAACCCTTTTTTCTGGCCACATCCTCTACTCCCAATAATAGCAGTGGGTAAAATTGATTGGTAATGCTTGGGATAATAATGCCTATATCGAGACTTTCATTGGTTTTAAGCTGCCGCCCAAGCAAATTCGGAGTATAGTTTAACTTTCTGGCCGCTTCCAGCACCCTCTGCTTTAGCTCCTCTTTTACCGGGTATCCGTTGTTGCTTAAAACCCTTGAGACAGTGGCTGTTGACGTTTTTGCGAGCTTTGCTATATCGTAAATTGTAGCGTTTTTCTCTGCCATCACTATTCTCCTCAGAGTTACAGTAATCGGTTACTATATTATTTATTTCTACATTTGTTTAAAAAATCCTTCTTCAAAATAGTTTTTTTTAAAAAATTTTTTAGAAATTATTCCTCAATAATTAAGGCCCCATGTGGGGCCTTTTTTACATTCCCATATATGAGGGGGACACAACCTCGACAATAAGTGTAGGAACACCTTTATAATTATTTTCGCCGAGCCCGCTTTTATCACATATTACGGTCAGATCCGGCTGAACCTTGTTGGTGGCAGTTTATTTTTCATTTTTTAAGTAAATATCAAACGGAAGCCTGCAGCAACTTCAGGTGTTTGCCGATATGCTCCTCCAATGCTTTGTAGTATTCTTCCTCATGTTCATTCAACGTGCTGTAAATATCATCTTTGAGGAGGTACTTCCCATCCTCATTTTTTGCCGTTAAAATCAATCCATATGTTATATGGAGTACCTGGCGGGCATCGTCCTGAATGAGCACATGAGACAAGTCTTCATCGCTCATGGTGCTTATATCCGGCACATTTGCAAGGTTTGTGGTGACATGATAATATCTGGTAGCCTCATGAAAATGCTCCAGAGCAAAGATATATATCTTTCTGAAGAGGTCGGGCTTTTTATGGGCGATTACCTTTAATGCCTCCAGCCAATTGGTGCCGGCGGTCTTTACGTGAACCCGTCCTTTTGTGTATTTGCCTATAATGGGAAATACCTTGAATTTGTCGCTGCCGGAGTGAATGCTCAAACGATAGCCAAAGAGGTCTGCAATGGCTGCATGGACCTTGAATTCCCTCTCGAACTGTTCAATGTCTCCAATGTAATCTATAGCCTTCTGAAACTCGCCGCAGAACCGTGGAGCAAGGCTGGTCACATCGACCCCCTTTTTTTTAAGCTCCGAAGCCACAAAGAAATGGGCCTGGGGTGTTGTAGGCGTCATGGTTTCATCGATGGAAACCTCAAAGTCCACTTTTCTTCCTGCGGGTTTTATAATATCATGGTAGATATGGTTTATAAAATCCAGGGCTTTGCCGTATATTAAAACAATCCTTTTTAAATTTCCTCCATCAAATGCGATCTTGATATCTCCCGATATAACATCCTTCACGTAAAACTCACTGTCAAGGTAATCTTGCTCGATTCTTTTTATATAATCCGGTTCAAGGCTATTATATCCCTTTTCAACATCTTCATCAGACATGGCCGGCACATCATTGTTTATCATTTCCGAACAGTCGAGGGTTATCATGGAAAATCCGAGGTCCAGGGCCATTTTTACTTCATCCTCGGTCTTTAGATGGTCCCCATCGGCTCCGAAGCCCAGCCGGTAACCTTCCTGAAACACGGCCCAGGATGCGGCATCCAGCACATCTTCATAAGTCCTTTCTGTAAGATTCAGCTCCCGGATAGACTGCTGGGCCAGCACCGGCCTTATCTTTGTCTTTTTTATAAGACGCAGATGCCCCGGTGAAGCAAGGCCCAATCTATCCCCCAACCCCATGCTCATGCAACCTTTACCGAAGGCCACCGGTGATGTAAAGGGAAACCATTTCCGTGAAGCTTTGGCATTGTGATGGCTCAAAGGTAAAAGTTTTACCATTTTCTCTTCGATAGATTCAGTTTCCCCCTGGAAATCTTCAGTAAGTTTTTTAACTTCATCGGTAAGGTCATCTACAATTATTACCATTTTCTTTTCCCCGGCATCTTTTGTCATGAAAAAGATGCAACCCTTTAATAAATTTATGGATTCCGGATAGACCCCATAGGCATGAAAATATTTGGAAGCTTCCCTTCTGGCAGCTTCAATGTTCATTTCCCCGGAAATCACTTTTTTACAAAATGCCTTCCAACCTTCCTGCAAACTAATTCCCCCTCTTACATTTACAAGGTTACCCCGTTTTTAAATATGGCTATTTCTCTAAAGCCCATGTTTTCTGACTTTGTGGCCATACCGGAAGCCACTTTTAAAACGCTATCCATGAGCTCATCAGTAAGTTTTTCCATGGACTCTCCGTTCAGCAACCTTCCAGCATCAAAATCCATCCAGTTGGATTTCCTCTTGAAAATATCGCTGTTGGTGGCGATTTTTACTGTTGGAACCGCAGTCCCCAGCGGAGTCCCTCTGCCGGTGGTAAAAAGGATAATCTGGCATCCCGATGCCGCCAGCGCAGTAGAAGCTACCATGTCGTTGCCTGGTGCGCTCAAAAGGTTTAATCCCTTTTGTTTTATGGTTTCGGCATATTCCAGCACATCCACCACATTGCTGGTGCCGCCCTTCTGGGTGCATCCCAGGGATTTTTCCTCCAGGGTAGTAATGCCGCCTTTTTTATTGCCCGGAGAAGGATTTTCATATATGGGCTGGTTATATCCCATGAAATATTCTTTAAAGTCATTGATGAGCTTTACTGTCTTTTCAAAGATTTCCTGATTTTTGGCCCTATTCATGAGGATGGTCTCGGCTCCGAACATCTCAGGCACTTCCGTCAAAACGGTGCTCCCGCCACAGGATATAAGCTTATCAGAAAAGCTCCCCACCAGAGGATTGGCGGTAATGCCTGAAAAGCCGTCGGACCCTCCGCATTTTAATCCCACGGTAAGTTCCGATACGGGTACCTCTTCTCTTTTAAATTGTGAAGCATATTCCACCAGTTCTTTGATAAGCTTTAAACCTTCCTGTATCTCATCTTCAACTTCCTGAGCGACTAAAAATCTCACTCGCTGGGGATCATATTCCCCAAGTACTTTTTTAAACTCCGCAATGTTGTTGTTCTCACAACCCAGGCCCAGTACCAGTACTCCTCCGGCATTAGGGTGGTTCACCAGATCCGCCAGGATCTTCTGGGTATTTAATTGGTCTTGACCCAGCTGCGAGCAGCCGTAGGGATGTGTAAACTCATATATGCCGTCGATATTCTTGGCGCTTGCAAGTTCTTCCATGGCTTGTCTTGCTATGAGCTGGGCAGCCCTATTGACACAGCTCACGGTGGGGATTATCCAGATTTCGTTTCTTACTCCCACCCTACCGTCTTTTCTGCGATAACCCTGAAA from Biomaibacter acetigenes includes these protein-coding regions:
- a CDS encoding UxaA family hydrolase; this encodes MPLLKIHERDNVAVAIDDIKKGEVLKVEASSITAIEDIDKGHKIAIKDIKKGENVIKYGFPIGHAISDIKAGQWVHSHNIKTNLGEILDYEYHPELKQHEPVKCDKTFQGYRRKDGRVGVRNEIWIIPTVSCVNRAAQLIARQAMEELASAKNIDGIYEFTHPYGCSQLGQDQLNTQKILADLVNHPNAGGVLVLGLGCENNNIAEFKKVLGEYDPQRVRFLVAQEVEDEIQEGLKLIKELVEYASQFKREEVPVSELTVGLKCGGSDGFSGITANPLVGSFSDKLISCGGSTVLTEVPEMFGAETILMNRAKNQEIFEKTVKLINDFKEYFMGYNQPIYENPSPGNKKGGITTLEEKSLGCTQKGGTSNVVDVLEYAETIKQKGLNLLSAPGNDMVASTALAASGCQIILFTTGRGTPLGTAVPTVKIATNSDIFKRKSNWMDFDAGRLLNGESMEKLTDELMDSVLKVASGMATKSENMGFREIAIFKNGVTL
- a CDS encoding tagaturonate epimerase family protein: MQEGWKAFCKKVISGEMNIEAARREASKYFHAYGVYPESINLLKGCIFFMTKDAGEKKMVIIVDDLTDEVKKLTEDFQGETESIEEKMVKLLPLSHHNAKASRKWFPFTSPVAFGKGCMSMGLGDRLGLASPGHLRLIKKTKIRPVLAQQSIRELNLTERTYEDVLDAASWAVFQEGYRLGFGADGDHLKTEDEVKMALDLGFSMITLDCSEMINNDVPAMSDEDVEKGYNSLEPDYIKRIEQDYLDSEFYVKDVISGDIKIAFDGGNLKRIVLIYGKALDFINHIYHDIIKPAGRKVDFEVSIDETMTPTTPQAHFFVASELKKKGVDVTSLAPRFCGEFQKAIDYIGDIEQFEREFKVHAAIADLFGYRLSIHSGSDKFKVFPIIGKYTKGRVHVKTAGTNWLEALKVIAHKKPDLFRKIYIFALEHFHEATRYYHVTTNLANVPDISTMSDEDLSHVLIQDDARQVLHITYGLILTAKNEDGKYLLKDDIYSTLNEHEEEYYKALEEHIGKHLKLLQASV
- a CDS encoding cupin domain-containing protein: MTETEYIKDLTKVSVNGYDFADYKHLFKLDKIVMSHVSVKPGESVPPHVHDNEEQTYWIIKGIGKIRLGNEEYDVCGGQAVYTSWHRTYHKKYRARTTGIRVFCCHLLNFKRGDLIAIAIFRLQLFHWNEECSFKRFFYRYKIPFKTYGNLPNPGSHGLPQPG
- a CDS encoding sodium:solute symporter family protein; this translates as MGFIDYSVLVLFFVAMIIIGLYVKNLIKGIEDYFTAGHRMPWWLAAISHHMSGYSAFAFIAYASVAYKIGFPIYTLWAVTIAIAMVLGALVFAPRWTNLGLYKKVVTPLEIMEPRFNNTVRQALAWSGISLKFIDEGLKLYSIGVFVSVMAGIPLQWSIIFSGIVALLYTTIGGIWADVLTDFAQFIVQLVITIPLAFIVLSKVGGWGGLWQQLPPGRLAAFGGDYTPLYVLIYLVVVILSYNGGTWGLAQRFISLQGPREGMKAAYLSAALYLVYPLFMFIPMWAAPIFIPAIDNPEHAYVLMANKFLAPVLPGAMGFMLAAMFAATMSMVDSDSNSVSAVFTKDIYQRVFDPNATPEKLLNVGRITTAVFCALSVIAGLLTPAMGGAFKAMMTWFAGLMGPVAIPMLFGLIFKRTTWKGALLSWLCGVVSFFIFKYPMHGSWNLITGGSLLITAIVFIAEGYISKMPPEKQAEVDEIFEILERN
- a CDS encoding LacI family DNA-binding transcriptional regulator — translated: MAEKNATIYDIAKLAKTSTATVSRVLSNNGYPVKEELKQRVLEAARKLNYTPNLLGRQLKTNESLDIGIIIPSITNQFYPLLLLGVEDVARKKGYNVLLCNSLRKPENEKKYLSTLFQKQIKGIIISSITKNQDYLKQLQQKGLKIVAFDQGISLDCCKISFDFYAGGYMAAEHLIKLGHRKIAFLSAPLTRYSRIQIYEGFMQCMKDNGIEQSQDYIILSEDEEESHDQVYEFKNGKYLVNKLLGSGKPIPTAIFCINDMTAFGAIQELTKNKIYVPKDISVMGFDNIPTSEMITPSLTTVDQSAYEMGALAAEMLINNLESSSERSIEIVLKPKLVVRNSTKKLMANDTSIYFFL
- a CDS encoding amidohydrolase family protein, coding for MEICRIREAMVYHSLAEEYHPKKGNEVLMETIKDYSNLYPVWVVMPNDTGEFYDPYNLIELLKANNVKMVRAFPAKSAQNYGLFTQRSRALLAVLNEHKVPLMFGMDQIDYDAVSSITSEYKDIPLILTNTGYRADRYLYPLLDSFQNIYIETSSYKVHFGIEALCARFGTSRLIFGSGLPVYSAGSAVTMITHLLLPDEDKKKIAGDNLRHLLGGVIYD